Proteins encoded together in one Miscanthus floridulus cultivar M001 chromosome 16, ASM1932011v1, whole genome shotgun sequence window:
- the LOC136511639 gene encoding uncharacterized protein, giving the protein MKDDLKILKVNAKRHLEAVIKERDDWKAQCLKATEERDTWSKRCQEMATGIVPVLDLIDPALTEEELRTPQLGLVERCKQAWGWFQDFVKEAGEYTGAHVLSMVRAHYPLINLKRLEAGYPKEIDPDKAEELRTAQLDLSSKIIGDINLCGGGTAPVQGMPSTSQLEMPSAASQPTKPAVSTSQAPAGPSPSA; this is encoded by the exons atgaaggacgacctgaaaa ttttgaaagtcaatgccaagaggcaccttgaggccgtgatcaaggagcgtgacgactggaaagcacaatgccttaaggccaccgaggagcgggacacgtggagcaagcggtgccaagaaatggcaactggcattgtgcccgtcctcgaccttatcgacccggcgctcacagaggaagagctaaggacgcctcagctcggactggtcgagagatgcaagcaagcatggggatggttccaagacttcgtgaaggaggcgggtgagtacacgggtgcccatgtgctaagcatggtgcgtgctcactaccccctgatcaatctcaaacgcttggaggctgggtacccgaaggagatagacccagacaaggccgaagagcttcggacggcccagctggacttgtcgtcaaagataattggcgatattaacctgtgcggaggtgggacagcacctgtgcagggtatgccatcgacaagccagctggaaatgccatcagctgcaagccaaccaacgaagcctgcggtctcgaccagccaggcaccggcggggccatccccttcagcttga